In Hyphomicrobiales bacterium, a single window of DNA contains:
- a CDS encoding NADH-quinone oxidoreductase subunit G: MPKIKIDGVEGDFENGTTLLQACEQLGKEVPRFCYHERLSVAGNCRMCLVEVKGGPPKPQASCAMSVNDLRPGPNGEPPEVFTNTPMVKKAREGVMEFLLINHPLDCPICDQGGECDLQDQAVAYGISKNRFVENKRAVEDKDFGPLVKTQMNRCIQCTRCVRFTTEVAGINDMGLIGRGEDVEITTYLDQIITSELQGNIIDLCPVGALTSKPYEFKARPWELRKTETIDVMDAVGSNIRVDVRGREVMRILPRTHEDVNEEWISDKTRFVWDGLKTQRLDQPYVREMGKLRPASWTEALARVAQKMKAAGPARTGILLGDLVSAEEAFSLKELAMKLGVANIDCRQDGSPLGEHGGRAGYLFNSTIAGIEEADAILLIGCNPRLEAPVLNARIRKRAGRGGCIIGVIGEQADLTYKYHYMGAGPETLATLADHPMAKAQKPMFIIGQGALARADGAAVLALAAKAAAAIGVVRGDWNGFNVLHTAAGRVGALDVCALPGEGGLSARKMIAGAGKGDLDVMFLAGADEFDMNGLGSAFVVYLGTHGDAGAHRADVILPGAAYTEKTATYVNTEGRPQLALRAAFPPGDAREDWAIIKALSDELGASLPWVTIGALRAAMYKIAPQLASINTVAKADADALSELSAGEGATDRSGFASSVTDFYLTNPIARASRIMGDCSALKSGRRLQAAE; this comes from the coding sequence ATGCCAAAGATCAAGATTGACGGCGTAGAAGGCGATTTCGAGAACGGCACCACGCTGCTGCAGGCCTGTGAGCAGCTGGGCAAGGAAGTGCCGCGCTTCTGCTATCACGAGCGCCTCTCGGTGGCGGGCAACTGCCGCATGTGCCTTGTGGAAGTGAAGGGCGGTCCGCCCAAGCCGCAGGCCTCCTGTGCCATGTCGGTGAATGACCTGCGCCCCGGCCCCAATGGCGAGCCGCCGGAAGTGTTCACCAACACGCCGATGGTGAAGAAGGCCCGCGAGGGCGTGATGGAATTCCTGCTCATCAACCACCCGCTGGATTGCCCCATCTGCGACCAGGGCGGCGAGTGCGACCTGCAGGACCAGGCCGTGGCCTATGGCATTTCCAAGAACCGCTTCGTGGAAAACAAGCGCGCAGTGGAAGACAAGGACTTCGGCCCGCTGGTAAAGACTCAGATGAACCGCTGCATCCAGTGCACGCGCTGTGTGCGCTTCACCACGGAAGTGGCCGGCATCAATGACATGGGTCTCATCGGCCGCGGCGAAGACGTGGAAATCACCACCTATCTCGACCAGATCATCACATCGGAACTGCAGGGCAATATCATCGACCTGTGCCCGGTCGGCGCGTTGACGTCGAAACCCTATGAATTCAAGGCGCGTCCGTGGGAGTTGCGCAAGACCGAAACCATCGACGTGATGGATGCGGTCGGCTCCAACATCCGCGTGGATGTGCGCGGGCGCGAAGTGATGCGCATCCTGCCGCGCACCCATGAAGACGTGAACGAGGAATGGATTTCCGACAAGACGCGCTTCGTGTGGGACGGCCTGAAGACGCAGCGCCTGGACCAACCTTATGTGCGCGAGATGGGCAAGTTGCGCCCGGCCTCGTGGACGGAAGCCCTGGCGCGCGTGGCGCAGAAGATGAAAGCCGCAGGGCCTGCCCGGACGGGTATTCTGCTGGGCGATCTCGTGTCGGCGGAAGAGGCGTTCTCGCTCAAGGAACTGGCGATGAAGCTCGGTGTTGCCAACATCGATTGCCGCCAGGACGGTTCGCCGCTGGGCGAGCATGGGGGGCGCGCCGGCTACCTGTTCAACTCGACCATCGCCGGCATTGAAGAGGCCGACGCCATTCTTCTCATCGGCTGCAACCCGCGCCTTGAGGCGCCGGTGCTCAATGCCCGCATCCGCAAGCGCGCGGGGCGTGGCGGCTGCATCATCGGCGTGATCGGCGAACAGGCTGATCTCACCTACAAGTATCACTACATGGGTGCCGGACCCGAGACGCTGGCGACGCTCGCCGATCATCCCATGGCGAAGGCGCAGAAGCCGATGTTCATCATCGGGCAGGGCGCATTGGCGCGGGCCGATGGTGCTGCCGTGCTTGCACTGGCTGCCAAGGCCGCTGCCGCCATTGGCGTCGTTCGCGGCGACTGGAACGGCTTCAACGTTCTGCACACGGCGGCAGGCCGCGTGGGCGCGCTTGATGTGTGCGCGCTGCCGGGTGAGGGCGGACTTTCCGCCCGCAAGATGATCGCCGGGGCGGGCAAGGGCGACCTCGATGTGATGTTCCTGGCCGGGGCTGACGAATTCGACATGAACGGCCTTGGCTCGGCCTTTGTCGTCTACCTTGGCACGCACGGCGATGCCGGCGCACACCGCGCCGACGTGATTTTGCCGGGCGCCGCCTACACCGAAAAGACAGCAACCTACGTCAACACCGAGGGGCGGCCGCAGCTTGCCTTGCGCGCGGCTTTCCCGCCCGGGGATGCCCGTGAGGACTGGGCCATCATCAAGGCGCTGTCGGATGAACTGGGCGCCAGCCTGCCGTGGGTGACGATCGGTGCACTGCGCGCGGCCATGTACAAGATCGCGCCGCAACTGGCTTCCATCAACACGGTTGCGAAGGCGGACGCCGACGCGCTCTCCGAACTTTCCGCAGGGGAGGGGGCGACCGACAGGAGCGGCTTTGCCTCGTCTGTCACCGACTTCTATCTCACCAATCCGATTGCCCGCGCCTCTCGCATCATGGGCGACTGTTCGGCCCTGAAATCGGGCCGCAGGCTGCAGGCGGCGGAGTAA
- the nuoF gene encoding NADH-quinone oxidoreductase subunit NuoF has product MLADKDRIFTNLYGLHDWGLEGAKQRGCWVDTKSFIDKGRDWIVNEVKASGLRGRGGAGFPTGLKWSFMPKVVGERPHYLVVNADESEPGTCKDREIMRHDPHLLVEGCLLAGMAMACNTAYIYVRGEYIRERERLQAAVDQAYEARLIGKNNIHGWDMDIVVHHGAGAYICGEETAMLESLEGKKGQPRMKPPFPANVGLYGAPTTVNNVESIAVAGTILRRGATWFNSIGNPNNVGTKLFCISGHVNKPCNVEEAMGIPFRELIDKYCGGVRGGWDNLLAVIPGGSSVRMVPAAQIIDTPMDFDSLMKLKSGLGTAAVIVMDKSTDLIRTIARLSYFYKHESCGQCTPCREGTGWMWRVLTRMSEGRAEKREIDMLFDVTKQIEGHTICALGDAAAWPVQGLINHFRPVIEQRLEAYTYRSDKDGAVRHAAE; this is encoded by the coding sequence ATGCTCGCTGACAAGGACCGCATCTTCACGAACCTCTACGGCCTCCATGACTGGGGCCTGGAAGGGGCCAAGCAGCGCGGCTGCTGGGTGGACACCAAGTCGTTCATCGACAAGGGCCGCGACTGGATCGTCAACGAGGTGAAGGCGAGCGGCCTGCGTGGCCGTGGCGGCGCCGGCTTCCCCACGGGCCTCAAATGGTCGTTCATGCCGAAGGTGGTGGGCGAGCGCCCGCACTACCTTGTGGTCAACGCCGATGAATCCGAGCCCGGCACCTGCAAGGACCGCGAGATCATGCGCCATGATCCGCATCTCCTCGTGGAAGGATGCCTGCTGGCCGGCATGGCGATGGCCTGCAACACGGCCTACATCTATGTGCGCGGCGAATACATCCGCGAGCGCGAGCGCCTGCAGGCGGCGGTGGACCAGGCCTATGAAGCCCGCCTGATCGGCAAGAACAACATCCATGGCTGGGACATGGACATCGTGGTGCATCACGGTGCGGGCGCCTATATCTGCGGCGAAGAAACGGCGATGCTCGAAAGCCTGGAAGGCAAGAAGGGCCAGCCGCGCATGAAGCCGCCGTTCCCGGCAAACGTCGGACTTTACGGCGCGCCGACGACGGTGAACAACGTCGAGTCGATTGCCGTTGCGGGCACGATCCTGCGGCGCGGCGCGACGTGGTTCAATTCCATCGGAAATCCGAACAACGTGGGCACCAAGCTGTTCTGCATCTCGGGGCATGTGAACAAGCCTTGCAACGTGGAAGAGGCCATGGGCATTCCCTTCCGCGAACTGATCGACAAGTATTGCGGCGGTGTGCGCGGCGGCTGGGACAATCTCCTTGCCGTCATCCCCGGTGGCTCTTCGGTGCGCATGGTGCCGGCGGCGCAGATCATCGACACGCCGATGGATTTTGACTCGCTGATGAAGCTGAAGTCGGGCCTCGGCACGGCGGCGGTGATCGTCATGGACAAGTCCACCGACCTCATCCGCACGATTGCGCGGCTCTCCTATTTCTACAAGCACGAGTCCTGCGGGCAGTGCACGCCCTGCCGCGAAGGCACGGGCTGGATGTGGCGCGTCCTCACCCGCATGAGCGAAGGCCGCGCCGAAAAGCGCGAGATCGACATGCTGTTCGACGTGACCAAGCAGATCGAAGGTCACACCATCTGCGCGCTCGGCGATGCCGCGGCGTGGCCGGTGCAGGGCCTGATCAATCATTTCCGCCCGGTCATCGAACAGCGGCTGGAAGCCTATACCTACCGATCCGACAAGGATGGCGCGGTGCGCCATGCTGCAGAGTAA